CAGCAGCACGGACTCCCACTCCGGCCCCAGCAGGCCCGACAGCCGGTTCAGCTCCTTGTCCGACGGAACCTTCCGGAGAACCTCCTCCGAAATCCCACATAAGTCTgcgggggcagagaggggggagaagagtCAGAGTGGGTCACAAAATTATGTTTGGGTAGTGAAAGGACGACAAAAAAAAGCGGTCAGTTATTTAGCGATTCACAAAGCAAGTGTCACAAATCCATGTTCCTACGGTGCTTAAACCACCATGGATGCACAACACGCACAGCTGTGGTTTCAGGGGTGCAATAAACGTCCTTAAAATGGAGTGAAAGTGAAAGGAGTGAAGTGAAAGTGACAGGATGAGGCCCGTTTCTCTGCAAACTAGATTCTGTGAGAGGGCGTCCGCACCGAAAAGAACGCCTCCCTGCCGAAGCAAAaacaaagagtgagagagaaagaaaggaagggagagagagtgataaatgaaataaaccaaCTCTCCcagaagaataataaaatggagAAGTCAAAAAGAAAGACACAGCACATCATCTTGAACTGCACACGGCCCATTACCTATGCCccaaataagaaacaaaaaaaagagagagaaaatgaatctGACCATGCAGGGCCTGCATGGGGCAGCCTGGTTTTGTTTACCGGGGTGCAGGGAAGCCTgactgggctggggggggaaggggggggtctGGCTCAGCCCTCACTGCACTGTCCTAAATTTTGGAGATGTCATGTTTCACAGACCTTGCAGGAAGCCGCTTCCTCTGCCAAAGTTCCTGGAAAGCAGACTGAGCAGCAGGGAGCAGacagctgccaaaaaaaaactaaagcagaAACCACAGTTACCACAGTAAAGGAACTGTATGAATCCCTTTGGCTATGTGTAGGTAAGAGAGAGAACATTAGTGCAACCAGCTGGACCTCTGAAAAATGAGTAGCTCATTTATCATAGGAAATGTACAGATAATGTTTCATAATCACAGTTGCACACAATGGGCCAAGCTTACAAACCGGCCGCAGCTAAATTAAATCTGTGCGCGCGAGCGTCAGCAAGGTCGTGCAGTCACCTGACGGATCCTGCTCTGCGGATGCTCCGTTCTGTAGATCGCGCTGCAGTCTTTCCGCCACCCACACAAACTCCTCTTCCAAGGACTTCAGAAAGGCTCCGAAAGCATGCGGACCTCGGGTAGGGAGAATATCGAGCAGTTTCAAAGTCCTCTTCTTGTTGGTCGTCTGTGCCTGTATCTCCTCGACATGGCtctctgttaaaatgttttcctggtATAGGTAATGAACCACTGTGTCGTCAATTAAAACCTGATTCGACAGATCCAGTCTGTGCTTTCGAAGGAATTCTTTATGCCTCGGATCCATACTTACAATCGCAGGAAAACCACTGCATTACTAATCTCTGGCTATCTACAGTTGGCTATCtataagttagctagctataatgTTACACgtttacatttttgcaattgCTGTCCAAACGCAACACGATCAAGCAGATAACATTACCAAGCTAAATCCGAACATTTTAGGTACATAAAAACTGACCAAACTTTTCCTGAGACCAAATATTAGctacttaaaaatattttcacctcCGAAGTCGgtcaaaaacatacaaaaatgaccATTACTTCCGCATTGTTACACATTCCGGCCAGAAACAAATCACGGAACGGAACGAATTATTGCAACGTGAATTGTGCACTTTGTATGtatcgttttattttttaatttattttttatagtgattaatttattttacctgttattattttaattattattaatgactTAAGTTGTGTAAGCAGCTGCTGTTGACAGGGACTAATGTAAGGAATGTTTGTCAGGGCCAGATGGCCCAGTGCAGCATATTTTGGTGGAACAAACATAGAACATATTACACCCCTTTATATGTGAATATATCTCAGTCATCatgaaacacaatttaaatttcATCATGTCAATTTTAGGGGAAAATTACCTGCAGGCCACCGTAAAGACttatttttgctgaaatgtttgcCACACAAGTTATCCTTTTTGTAGGAAAGCATGCAACTGCTTATAAATCTGAGAAGAGTTGTTGGGCATTCTAGTGTAATTATTCATTCTGTAATAAGCACCATTCGATTGGCAGTAGGGGATGGAGGAAATGGTCAGCTTAGTGATGCATTGcaatcacttattttttaaagcaatctCCTTGCTTgctttccttgcatcctttcctagtatggaaggacaaacaggttaaaaaaatcTGCCACGTTTGTTGTTGACGTGGTTTCGGACTGACACGTGAAAGAGCAAGGATGTTCCATTTGCTTTATACTCGTTTCCTCGATTCCTCTGTCGCCACGTCCCTTCCTTTTGTCCTTCGTGGGTGTAGTTAGGAACAAGGAAAGGAGGTAAGGAAGTGAGGAGCTAAAAATAaacgattggaatgagcccacgTTGATTCCTGATTCCGatgattacattttacatgtttttgaCCCGTTTCGCCTTCCACACTAGGAAAGAATGCAAGGGAAAGAAACGAGGAGGTGAAACAAATGAGTGACTGGAATGCGCTCGTGGTCCGGTGGGTGCATGAGGGTCACAACCTGCGGTCACATGACACCGGCTTACTCCGCTGACCCCCGTTCGCAGTCTGACCCGAGTCAGAAATGGCAGTTGATACAGCCAAATCCCAGGAGGCCGTTTTACATAATTAATGCTGACAGGGAAACGGCAACCGTTCCGACACTTAACACGgatgtctccatggcaacatatGTTGAGCCCccgagtgctctctctctccttgggGGCTCTGGCCCCCCTGCAGTAAGCCGCCAAATGGCCAGCGCAGCTCAAATGAGCGCAAGTTTCACAATGGCACTTACCCTCTGTGGTGTGGTGCACCTACATTACGGGACTACTTACCTGAGCTGCGTGACACTGCTCCACCTTATGTGGACGTGATTGGGCAATGCACCGATGGTCACTTCCTTCTTCTGAGAAAACAGCAGCGTCACATGGGTGGGAACTTCAGCCGGAGGTAATGATTCGACCGAATTTACCCGGAGGCCGGTAACACATTAACCCAGGGTCGCAGGCAGGTCGCAGGGCCTCACATAACCGCCATCTCCCCCCAGCAACGCTCATCCCGCGAACGCAACACCGAGCAGTGTTCAGGAGCGCCCCAAACGCAACCGCAATCTTTTAAGAACGGAAATGGAACTGAACTGAGCATCTGTCGTTGCAGGTGCAGCGTGTGACATTTTTGGTAGAATCAGACTAACTACGGGCCTTTTGTGCTGTGgccggctgcatatttttaactccttaaaataacaaatttatCGGAGGCAGCATTCCCAGCCCCATGACACATCCACCAAGCATCTACTGAGGCAGGCTGCATAACAAAGCCAATCGTTCAGGGTGAACTTCCTGTTGATCAGACCCTCTGCCCATACAAGCCCGCTGCCAAGCAccaggtttgtttttattggacGTAAATACAGAATAGCAGTGAGCCACCTGAACTTCTGTTCACAGttcagagagaaacaaagagaaacacTTTGGATTCGGTAAGTGAACTTTCTGACACTGCAGGCAATGTCACGCCcaagagaggtgtgtgtgtgagaatggtCACCTTATCCTGTATTATGCAATATCCTTTTGTGTAACAGAGCTGGAGGCAACAGCTACAGCCTCGTCATAAAAAAACCCAGTGGTATTTGACActgctggtttgttttttaaaggtttgtTCATACATCAGGTGAAATAGAAAAAAGTTCCAACCATTTCACCAAAACCAAAATTGTCCATAACAAGCGGGGTTTGACAGTTCACTGTTCATGGCCTCTATAGATGAGTAATGCCCAAAAATGTGCTTGCTGTTTTAATTCTTTAATGAAGTCCGTCTTTATCACAGGCATGCCTTCCTCATTATGACACTGGCTTCTCATTGAATGCTGTCATATCTCCCCTGTTTTTCACAGAAGTGATCTGTGCAAATGTGcttgacttttttaaaattcgcATTGGTTTTCCTAGTTCAGCTAGATTCCTTCTCTCGGCATTTCGTTTTGTAGCAGTGCGGTATTGTGGAAATAGGTCCAGTGTACAGAGATGTGTGTTGGCACAGTTGCTACAGACTACAGAAGTGGTAAAAGCACCATTGGCTGGTTACCTTGGTCTTTAGCTTGGGGGAGTTGGGTGGGATCAGCgttgccagatttgaaaacGGTGAAGCCGGCCAAAGCCATTTTTACCCTGcacaatatcattttaaaaagtagccCAATTTGGTGAGAATGTGCCCAACCTCAACCTTACCCCTATAACAGAACTTCTGTTTCGAGGTGGACGATTGCCCGGTTAACTCTGCTGGGACTGATACACGGAAACTCAAAGGGCGAATTGCAGTGcacttagctggagtttaaacctctgGTTTAAGCCTCcggaccacagaactgcataacAACTGGAACAGCTCTCCAAATCTGTGCAATCAGGATTACCTATTCGAGttgaaatgcagttctgtggtctagatGTGTAAACCTGAGGTTAAGTGCACTGCATTTGACCCAGACAGACTACGCAAGAACTGAACAGGCCCCTCTGGCAGTGATTGCAGACACTTTGCTGGGTTTTTCATCATCTGCTGCAGCGCCTCCTGTGGTTTATTTGCGTCGCTACGGCTGTGGATGCAGCTTGCTTTCAGTGAGGTGGGGAGGGAATCTACGTGTTTCAACGCCGATTCCCCCAGtcagcaaaccccccccccctctgttagTTAGAGACCATAAAATTGTGACGACACAAGAAACAAAAATCATTCCTGAATCTGAAAAAGGAGGGAGTTCTATTAAATGAGGCAGTATAAAAAATTTACACATTCCCTCCAGCATTAAAGCATActtgacttgtttttttaagtataaaaaatgaaaaaaaaaaaaaaaaaaccatggtgatatatttcacaaaatacatCCAAACACTCAAATGGTGGTCATGGTGTATGAAAGTCGCTTTTTTCTGTTAACATAATCATCCAGAGAAGCTTACATTAAACCAAGTTAAACATACATCAGGACATGAACATGCAGCAGGCAGACTTTCAGATCCCTACAAAACAGAATCAAAAtactcatttattcattaaaacaaacaccatGTGGTGCACTGAGCAGAATCAATACTGAATCTTAGCTGTAACTGAAAtgcactgtcatttttttttgccaagaaGCTGATGTCATTGCAACTACTGCATGTTTTATTGTCATTCACCCATGATGCATTACTGAAAAGGATTATGGAAACTTTGTCAAGGCCAATTAATAACATATCTATGTTTGGTACGTCAAACCAAACATTAATCATAGGGTAGGACtttttctgagaaaataaatggctACGTGCACTGAGAAAGAACAGTGGGGTGGAGAATATTGAACAACCATTTCTCTGAAGCAATTAGTCTTTagctttaaaataacaatgtaaATACTTTGAACTTGGAAGAAACCTATTAAgaagaaaagaggaagagagaatttCAAAACAGTTCTTAAATATTGCTTGCAGTTGCATTTCGTAAATGCACTTTGCACCATTATAAAatcaactgaaaaatattttcccttgcATGCTCGCAGTACAAAAAGaacatggaaagaaaaaaaaaaagatcagataaaaagtttttaaatgtcatgtgCACACTGGTGCACGTCCATGATGCTAcaggggaggcggagccagagAACTCCACCAATGAAAGGTCACACGTGATAGGTGTAGTCCGTTAGGTACTCCTTAAGCCTATTGGGCAGAGGCAGGTCCTGGACCCGTCTGGTCGCCTTGTTGATGGAAATGCGGCAGAGGTGCTGCAGGGAGGGCGTGACCGCGTACACGGGCGTGGTCAACAGCAGCTGCACCGCccctgtgggcggagccagggggGGCtcaccgccgccgcccccgctgcCCCTGGAGGAAGTCCGGGACAGGAGGACGTAGTGCTCCACCAGGTGCACAACGCTGTCGAACTGCTTGAGTTTGGGCTTGACCAGCACCACGGAGTCCAGCTTGAACTTCCCCTCCTTGTATTCGATGCGCAGGTTGGTGGGGCCCGCGGAGGTCATGGCTGAGATGGTGAACAGGTAGTCCCTCTGGGAGCTGTCCCGAATTAGGAACGTCCCCTCCGCGGCGTCCTGCAGGATCTCTTTGGCCTCATTGGCTGTCAGGCTGCCCCAGTACCACCCtattggcacacacacacacacacacacacacacgcacgcacgcaggtaCACGTTAGTTTTTCTACATCACGTCTCAGCTTCATGGATGAGAATCAGTATCTACTAAATCTACTGCAATCTtaatgttcaataaaaaaaacaacatatgaagaaaatatgaatttctgttttgaaaactggactgacttttttgttttaagcattttttttacttttcattttgccaaataaaaacaacctGTTTCATGCTGCTAAACTGGTTAACTGTCATCAAATCAAAATCTCTGTCAACTTACAATGGGAACAATTTACATTATTGAGATGAATATTAATTAAACTCATCAATCTTGAAAACCTGACCCCTGGAATGgcatatttgcaaatatttaatatgttgaACTAAAATTCAATAATGCATTCTTGAGGAAGTACTACACAGATATTAATGGTTTACTAAACATTAATACAGTAATGTGTTCTAAAATATTGCCATTCAGTTTAAAAGTGTGTAACAGATGAATGTAGCCAAGCTTAATTTCAgtaaatactgtacacacacaaaaatcataaaacaaGCAGAAAATTTCTAAACAAAACCTACGGTGTTCTGCTATTGGTATTTTCAGAAATAGGTGGGTGTATTTAACTGTAACTTTTAAATTCACATTGCAAATTTAGGCATTTTCTTATCCAGACAGACTTACACATCTTACAGATTATTTCAGACAATTAATTAGTACATATTCATACAGttaattctggttaagtacAATGGCAGTCTGGCtgctgagaatcaaacctgcaacctctgagtaaCTGGCTGAGTCACCCATCTATTATACTACAATGCTGCCTTAACTGTACCTCCATTCCTCCAAAAACACAAGAACAGAAAACCTTTTTTGGGGACAGAGCAGGCTGAAGTTTCTCTGCTAATTTCAGGGGGCACCTTGCGAAAattctgttgcttttttccTTGATAAACTTTAAGGATCTGAGACTTGTGTACTCAAGGGTTGAGTGAAGGACACGAGGGATAAAAATCaaaagtattattatatttatgaatattactTTATATAAATACCATCCCATGGCTGCAAAGATCATTCCAGAGCCAGAATAAGAACTTTTTAAAACAGGACTCACTACTTATAGTGTGTGGTTTTACACACTTTACGTACTGAGCCTTGCTTTAAAGCACTTTTAGTGTGGCCTTCtaattgtatatttttacagTTCACGCTAACACCAAATTCCACACGCCAAGAAAAGGTTCgggaaaataaatcacactTGCTATAATTACAGAAAGCCAGTTAGAAGATGTGGGGTTCCTTAAAACACTCAGCGAAATGTGCAATAATCTTAAAAATAGAACAGCTCAATCTTCTGAATCAGTGGTCCGTATCACCTTATATTACTTCAGTGACATTTTTACTGAACATATCTTAAATTTAAAGCAAAAGTTAGTGAGATGTGCAATTTGagaattctgaa
The Anguilla rostrata isolate EN2019 chromosome 19, ASM1855537v3, whole genome shotgun sequence genome window above contains:
- the cradd gene encoding death domain-containing protein CRADD, with product MDPRHKEFLRKHRLDLSNQVLIDDTVVHYLYQENILTESHVEEIQAQTTNKKRTLKLLDILPTRGPHAFGAFLKSLEEEFVWVAERLQRDLQNGASAEQDPSDLCGISEEVLRKVPSDKELNRLSGLLGPEWESVLLDLGVSACQLFRCRADHPHSLQSQVLAGLMVWRQSRGRSATFRQLLQSLRAAQIHPSVIEQVFRQEGGEGDLAHCPKGSGKTAPIL
- the socs2 gene encoding suppressor of cytokine signaling 2, with protein sequence MTCHSTDSTETIENDRRSETESRVADSDQNRVAAAMRDLKKTGWYWGSLTANEAKEILQDAAEGTFLIRDSSQRDYLFTISAMTSAGPTNLRIEYKEGKFKLDSVVLVKPKLKQFDSVVHLVEHYVLLSRTSSRGSGGGGGEPPLAPPTGAVQLLLTTPVYAVTPSLQHLCRISINKATRRVQDLPLPNRLKEYLTDYTYHV